The genomic window CGCTCGTGCTGCGCGCCGCGACCCGGGAGGGCTCCCCCGGCAGCAACGGCGGCATCCTCGTGGGCGACGAGCCCGGCCGGTAGGTGCTGCGCGGCGGTACCACCATCGGGTTCCTGGAGCGCGTCATCGTGGTCGCCGCCGTGCTCATCGGGCGTTGGGAGCTGCTCGCGGCCCTCATCGCCGTCAAGGGTCTCGGCCGGTTCCGCGATCTCGACGCGGGGGCGGCGACCGAGCGCTTCATCATCGGCACGCTCGTCAGCCTCATCTGGGCCGGGGCCGCCGGCGGGGTCATCGCGCTCGGCTGACCGCCGCTCGGTACGGCGAGACCGTCGGATCGTCCGCGATCCAGAAGCGCCAGGGGAACTCCGCTCCCCCGCCCCGACCGCTGACCCCGACGCGCGGGCCCTCGGCGATCGGCAGGGTCACGGCCCGGCCCGGCGGGGCGGGTTCGAGCACGAGAGGGCTGCGCGCAGCGAGCGGCTCGCCGTCGGCCCGGCGCCCCGGCACGCCGAGCACCGACCCCGAGTCGGCGGGCAGCACGCCGAGCGCTCGCGCGAGCCGGCCCGGACCGCGCGCGAGGTCGCGGTGCGGCAGCGACTGCGGCCCGCCCGCTCCGGCTCGGCGCTCGCGGGCGAGCGGCTCCCCCGCGACCACCTCGCCGGCGCGCAGCAGGATGGCCGCGGCCGCGCCCTCGACGCCGCAGACCAGGTTGACGCAGGTGTGCATGCCGTAGCTGACGTAGGCGTAGACGACGCCGGGGCCGCGGAACATCGGCGCGGTGCGCGGCGTCATGCCGCGGAACGCGTGCGAGCCGGGGTCGTCCGCGCCCCGGTACGCCTCGACCTCGGTGAGGCGGACGCTCACGCCCCGGCCGTGGATCACCGCCCCGAGCAGTCGCGGGGCGACGAGCACGGGGTCGTCGGCGAGCAGAGCGGCCGCGATCGGGTCGGGCGCGGGGCGGGCATCCGGACCGGTCATGGGGCGCCGGTCAGAGCGCGGCGAGCCGCTCGTCGAGGTGGGCGCGCTGGGCGGCGACGGCGGAGGCCGCGGTGCCTCCCGCGGCCGAGCGCGAGGCGATCGAGCCCTCCACCGTGAGCACCTCGCGCACCGCGCCGGTGAGGCGGGGGTCGATCGCGGCGTAGTCGGCGTCGCTCGGCTCGTGCAGCTCGAGCCCGGATCGCTCGCAGTGCGCGACGAGGGCCCCCGAGATCTCATGCGCCTCGCGGAAGGGCACCCCCTGGCGGACGAGCCAGTCGGCGACGTCGGTCGCGAGCGAGAAGCCCTGCGGGGCGAGCTCGGCCATGCGCTCGACGTGGAACGTCAGGGTCGCGACCATGCCCGTGAAGGCCGGCAGCAGCACCTCGAGCGTCTCGACGGCGTCGAAGACGGGCTCCTTGTCCTCCTGCAGGTCGCGGTTGTAGGCGAGCGGCAGTCCCTTGAGCGTCGTCAGCAGTCCCGTGAGATCGCCGATGAGGCGGCCCGCCTTGCCGCGGGCGAGCTCGGCGATGTCGGGGTTCTTCTTCTGCGGCATGATCGACGACCCCGTCGAGTAGCCGTCGTGCAGCGTGACGAAGCCGACCTCGCGGGTGTTCCAGAAGATGATCTCCTCCGCCAGCCGCGAGAGGTCGATGCCGATCTGGGCGGCGACGTAGGCGAACTCGGCGACGACGTCGCGGCTCGCGGTCGCGTCGATCGAGTTCTCGCTGGGGCCCAGGGCGAAGCCGAGGTCGGCGGCGACGAGCGCGGGGTCGAGCCCCAGCGAGCTGCCGGCGAGGGCGCCCGCGCCGTAGGGCGAGCGGTCGGCGCGCACGGCCCAGTCGCGCAGGCGCTCGAGGTCGCGCACGAGCGGCCAGGCGTGCGCCAGCAGGTGGTGGGCGAGCAGGATGGGCTGCGCGTGCTGCAGGTGCGTGCGCCCCGGCATGACGGCGGCGGGATGCGCGTCGGCCTGCGCCGCGAGGGCGCCGATGAGCGCGCGCAGCTCGGCGCCGATGCGCGCCGCGTGCTCGCGCAGGTAGAGCCGCACGAGGGTGGCGATCTGATCGTTCCGGCTGCGCCCGGCCCGGAGCTTGCCGCCGAGCTCGGCACCGATCTCGACGAGCAGGGCCGCCTCGAGCGCGCCGTGCACGTCCTCGTCCTCGGGCCGCGGCTGCATCTCGCCGCTGCGCCAGCGCTCCTCGAGGGCGTCGAGCCCGGCGAGCATGCGCTCGAGCTCGCCCGCCTCGAGGTAGCCCGCCGCGGCGAGACCGCGCGCGTGCGCGCGGGAGCCCCGGATGTCGTAGGGCGCGAGCTGCCAGTCGAAGTGCGTCGAGCGGCTGAGGCGCTGCAGCTCGGGCGAGGGGCCGCCCGCGAAGCGGGCGCCCCAGAGCGAGCCCTCGTTGGTGGTTGGGTCGCGGGGGGCGGAGCTCATCAGCGGGCTCCGGCGGAGCGCTCGAGCAGCCAGACGAGCAGCGCCTTCTGGGCGTGCAGGCGGTTCTCCGACTCGTCCCAGATGACGGACTGCGGCCCGTCGATGACCTCGGCGTCGACCTCGTAGCCGCGATCGGCCGGCAGGCAGTGGAGGAAGATCGCGTCGGGGGCCGCGTGGGCCATGAGAGCGGCATCCACCTTGTACGGGCTGAGGACGGCCACGCGCGAGGCCTTCTCCTCCTCCTTGCCCATCGAGACCCAGGTGTCGGTGACGACGACGTCGGCGCCCGCGACCGCGGCCGTCACGTCGTGGTGCACGGCGATCGACCCGCCCGTCGCGGTGGCGATGCGCTCGGCGTCGGCGATGACTTCGGGCTTCGGCGCGTACTCGGCCGGGCAGCCGACGCGCACGTGCATGCCCGCCGTCGCGCCCGCGAGCAGGTAGGAGTGCACCATGTTGTCGGCGCCGTCACCGATGAAGGCGACCGTGAGGCCGGCGAGGCGGCCCTTGTGCTCGCGGATCGTCAGGAGGTCGGCGAGCAGCTGGCAGGGGTGGAAGTCGTCGGAGAGCGCGTTGATGACCGGCACGGTCGTACCGGCCGCCATCTCCTCGAGACCGGCCTGCCCGTAGGTGCGCCACACGATCGCGGCGACCATGCGCTCGAGCACGCGGGCGGTGTCGGAGGGGGTCTCCTTGCCGCCGAGCTGGCTGTTGGCGGTCGAGATGATGAGCGGCTGGCCCCCGAGGTCGGCGATGCCGACGGCGAAGCTCACCCGGGTGCGGGTGGAGGACTTGTCGAAGATCACGGCGACCGTCTGCGGGCCCTCGAGCGGTCGGGTCGACCAGCGGTCGGCCTTGAGCCGCTCGGCGAGATCGAGGATCTCGGACTGCTCGGCGGGGCTCAGGTCGTCGTCGCGCAGGAAGTGCCGGGTGGCGGTGGCGACCGGGGTGGAGAGGGCGGTCATGCGGCGGCCTCCAGGCTCGCGGAGAACAGGGTCAGGAAGCGCTCGATATCGGCGTCGCCGATGATGAGCGGCGGGGCGAGGCGCACGGTCGTGCCGCTCGCGGCGTTGATGATCAGACCGCGTTCGAGGGCGGCGGCGACGACGTGCCCGGCGACCGGGCGGTCGAGCTCGACGCCGATGAGGAGACCGCGCCCGCGCACCTCGGTGACAAGGGGCGATGCGAGATCGCGGATGCCCTGCTGCAGCTGCTCGCCACGCCGGGCCGCGTTCTGCACGAGCCCTGCCCGCTCGATCTCGCCGAGCACGGCCACGGCGACCGCGGTCGCGAGCGGATTGCCGCCGAAGGTGGAGCCGTGCTGGCCGAGGGTGAAGAGCTCGCTCGCGGCGCCCGTGGTGACGAGCGCGCCGACGGGCACGCCCCCGCCGATGCCCTTCGCGAGCACGATCGCGTCGGGCAGGTCGCCCGGCTCGAGCTCGCCGGCGTGCTGGAAGGCGAACCACTCGCCCGTGCGCCCGGCGCCGGTCTGGATCTCGTCGACGATGAGGAGCGCGCCGTGCTCGCGGGTGAGACGGCGTGCGGCGGCGAGGAAGCCGGCGGGCAGGGGGACGACGCCCGCCTCGCCCTTGATCGGCTCGAGGATGACGGCGGCGACATCGGGGCCCATCGCGGCCTCGAGGGCGGCGAGATCGGTCGGGATGTGCTCGACCCCCGGCAGCATGGGCTCGAAGGGCTCGCGCAGCGCGGCCTTGCCGGTGAGCGCGAGGGCGCCCATCGTGCGGCCGTGGAAGCCGCTCTCGAAGGCGAGGATGCGCGGGCGACCCGTGCGTCGGGCGAGCTTGACGGCGGCCTCGATCGCCTCGGCTCCCGAGTTGGCCGGGTACACGCGGCCTGCCTCCCCCGCACCGGTCAGCCGCACGAGCGTCTCGGCGAACGCGACCGCGGGAGGGGAGGTGAAGTAGTTGCTGACGTGCATGACGCGCGCCGCCTGCGCGGCGATGGCATCGACCACGACGGGATGCGCGTGCCCGAGCGCGTTGACGGCGATGCCGGCGAGGAAGTCGAGGTACTCCGCCCCGTCGACGTCCCACACTCGGGCGCCCTCGCCGTGCTCGAGCACGGCCATCGGCGTCGGTGCGGAGCGCATCGCAACGCGCGCGAACCGCGCGCGGTACTCCTCAGTCATCTCGCCCGTGACGAGCCTGGGCTCGCTCATGCGGGCACCACCTCCGTTCCGATGCCGTGCTCGGTGAAGATCTCGAGCAGCACCGAGTGCTGCTGACGGCCGTCGATGATGGCGGCGCGCGGCACCCCGCCGTCGACCGCCTCGAGGCAGGCCGCCATCTTCGGGATCATGCCGGACTCGAGGCTCGGCAGCAGCGCGCGCAGCTCGTCGCTGTCGATCGAGGAGACGAGCGAGTCGCGGTTCGGCCAGTCGCTGTAGAGACCGGGCACGTCGGTCAGCACGACGAGCTTCTCGGCGCCGAGCGCGACGGCGAGAGCGGCGGCCGCGGCGTCGGCGTTGACGTTGAGGCTGTGGCCGGGGGCATCCATGTCGGGGGCGATGGAGGAGACGACGGGGATGCGCCCCGCCTGCACGTGCGCGAGGACGATCGAGGGGTCGACGCCGATGATGTCGCCGACGTGGCCGAGGTCGTGCTCCTCGCCGTCGACGACGACGCCGCGACGGCGGCCGCGGAAGAGCCCCGCGTCCTCCCCCGAGACGGCGGCGGCGAGGGCCGGGTCGAGACGGTTGATGAGGCCGACGAGCTCGCGGCTGATCTGCCCGGCGAGCACCATGCGCACGACGTCGATCGCCTCGGTGCTCGTCACCCGGTAGCCGCCCTTGAACTCGCTCTCGATGCCGAAGCGGTCGAGCATGGCCGAGATCTGCGGGCCGCCGCCGTGCACGACGACGGGCTTGAGGCCGACCGTCTGCAGGTACACCATGTCGTCGGCGAAGGCGCGCTGCAGCTCGGGGCTGACCATGGCGTTGCCGCCGAACTTCACCACCACGATGCGGTCGCGGAACCGGCGCAGCCACGGCAGCGACTCGATCAGGGTGCGGGCCTTCTCGGTCGCCAGGGTGAAGTCGGAGGACTCGTGGAGGGTGCTCATCAGGAGGAGTATGCGCTGTTCTCGTGGACGTAGTCGTGCGTGAGGTCGTTCGTGAGGATGGTGGCGGTGGCATCGCCGACCCGCAGGTCGACGAGCAGGTGCACGGCACGGCCGCTCAGGTCGACCTCGTCGCGGGGGCGGTCGGGGCCGCCCGCAGTGCAGACGCGCACCCCGTTCATGCTGACGTCGACGTCGTACGGGTCGAACTCGGCGCTCGTCGTGCCGATCGCCGCGAGCACGCGGCCCCAGTTGGGGTCGTTGCCGAAGACCGCGGCCTTGAAGAGGTTGTTGCGCGCGATCGAGCGGCCGACCTCGACGGCGTCGTCCTCGCGCGCGGCGCCGACGACCTCGATGCGGATGTCGTGGCTCGCGCCCTCGGCGTCGGACTGCAGCTGCGCCGCGAGATCGAGGCAGAGCGCGGTGAGCTCCGCCTCGAAGGCCTCGGCGTCGGGGGCGATTCCGGATGCTCCGCTCGCCATGAGCGTCACCTGGTCGTTGGTCGACATGCACCCGTCGGAGTCGAGCCGATCGAAGCTGACGCGGGCCGCGCGGCGCAGCGCCGCATCGAGGGCCGGAGCCGGGAGGTCGGCGTCGGTCGTGATGACGACGAGCATGGTCGCGAGGCCCGGGGCGAGCATCCCTGCGCCCTTCGCGATGCCGCCGATCGCCCAGCCGTCACGGCGGCGCTCGGCGGTCTTCGGCACGCTGTCGGTCGTCATGATGGCGCGGGCGGCGTCCATACCGCTCTCAGCATCGAGCGAGCCCGACGCGGCGGCGACGCCGGCCAGCAGGCGCGCACGATCGAGCTGCTCGCCGATGAGCCCGGTCGAGCAGACGAGCACCTCGCCCGCGCCGACGGCGAGCGCCTCAGCGACGGCCTCGGCGGTGGCGTGCGTGGTCTGGAAGCCCTGCGCCCCGGTGAAGCAGTTGGCGCCGCCGGAGTTCAGCACGATCGCGGCGACCTCGCCGTCGGCGATGACCTGCTGCGACCAGATGATGGGGTTCGCCTTCGCGCGGTTGCTGGTGAAGACCGCGGCGGCCGCGCGGCGGGGCCCGCGGTTGACGATGAGGGCGAGATCGGCGGCACCGGAGCTCTTGAGTCCGCAGGCGACGCCCGCTGCCTCGAATCCGGCGGGGGCGGTCACGGTCACGGGGCGACTCCGTCGAGGGGAAGGCCGAGCGTCTCGGGGAGTCCGAGCGCGATGTTGAGCGACTGCACGGCGGCGCCGGCGGTGCCCTTCACGAGGTTGTCGAGGGCGACGACGATGACGACCCGGCCCGCGTCCTCGTCGACGGCGAGGCCGATGAGGGCGGTGTTGGCGCCGAGCGCGGCCGCGGTGGTCGGGAACGCGCCCTCGGGCAGCACGTGCACGAAGGGCTCGTCGGCGTAGAGGGACTCCCACGCGGCGCGCACGGCGGCCGGATCGGTGCCCGGCACGAGGCGCGCGGTGACCGTCGCGAGGATGCCGCGGCTCATCGGCACGAGCACGGGCGTGAACGAGATGGTCGGGTCGACGCCGCCCGCGAGCCGCACGTTCTGCAGGATCTCGGGGATGTGCCGGTGCACGCCGCCGACGGCGTACGGCGCCGCCGAGCCGAGGATCTCGCTCGCGAGCAGATTCGTCTTCAGGGCCCGGCCGGCCCCGCTCGGTCCGACGGCCAGCGCGGCGGTGAGGTCGCGCGGCTCGATCACCCCGGCGAGGATGCCCGGCACGAGCCCGAGCGAGACCGCGGTGACGTTGCAGCCGGGCACCGCGATGCGCCGCGCGCCGACGAGGGCCGCGCGCTGGCGCGTCGCGTCGGCGTGCGGGAGCTCCGGAAGGCCGTAGGCCCATGCGCCGTGATGCTCGCCGCCGTAGTAGCGCGCCCAGTCCGCCGCGCTCGTCAGTCGGTGATCGGCGCCGAGATCGAGCACGATCGTCTCGTCGGGCAGCTGCGCGGCGATCGCGCCGGAGGTGCCGTGGGGCAGCGCGAGCACGACGACGTCGTGCCCCGCGAGCTGCTCGGGACTGGTCTCGGTGAAGCGCAGATCGGCGAGCGAGCGCAGGTGCGGGTGCACGTCGATGACGCGCTCACCGGCGTTCGAGTGGGCGGTCGCCCGGCGCACCTCGAACTCGGGGTGGGCGGTCAGCATGCGCAGCGCCTCGCCCCCGGCGTAGCCGCTCGCGCCGGCCACCGCGACTGAATACGGCATGCCTCTAGCTTAGGAGCCCCTCGGGGCTCAGCCGCGCAGCACGGCGCCGAAGCGCTCGGCCGCGACGGAGAGGCCGGCGTTCTTGGCCTCCGTCGCCTCGGCCGCGGTGAGCGTGCGATCGGGAGCCCGGAACCGCAGCGCCAGCGTCAGCGACTTGGTGCCCGGCTCGAGACCCTCGCCGCGGTAGTCGTCGACGAGCACGGCCTGCTCGAGAAGCGCTCCCGCCCCCTCGACGACCGCGTCGCGCACGACGGCCGCGGGCACGTCCTCGGCGACGACGAGCGAGAGGTCCTGCGTCGCCGCCGGGTAGCCGACGATCGCCGAGGCCTGCACGATGCCGTTCCCGAGCGCCACGAGCCGGTCGAGGTCGAGCTCGACCACGCCGACGCGACGGGGCAGGTCGCGCTCCTCCGCGATCGCGGGCAGCAGCTCGCCGGCGATGCCGACGCGCTCCTCCCCCACGAGCAGCAGGGCCGTGCGGCCCGGGTGCAGGGCGGCGTGCGCACCCGCCTCGATGCGCAGGGTCACGCCCGCGACGGCCGCGATGGTGCGGGCGGCGTCGAGCGCGTCGGCGAGCCCGGCCGGCTCCGACTGCTGGCCGATGCCCCGGGTGCGTCGGTCGCCGACGAGGAGCGCGGCCACCGACCACGGCTGGTGCGGGATGCTCTGCTCGAGCTCGCGGAGGGCATCCTCATCGGGCCGCGCCGTGCCGAACGGCACGCTCGGCACGCCGTACTCGCGCCCCTCCTCGGGCAGGAACACCCGCCCGATCTCGAACAGCGCGAGATCGGTGAGGCCGCGCGCGAGGTTGCGGTGAGCGATCGCGGTGAGGCCGGGCAGGAGGCTGCGGCGCAGCATCGCGGTCTCGGCGTCGATGGCGTTGGCGAGGCGCATCTGCGCCACGCCCTCGCCGCTCATGAGCTCGTTGTCGGCCCGTGTCACGAAGGGGTAGGCGAGCACCTCGGTGTGCCCGGAGGCGGCGAGGGCTTGGCCGAGCGCCCGGCGCACGCGCTGCGATCGGGTGAGCCCCCGACCGGGCGGGGCGACCGGGAGCGCCGCGGGGATGCGGTCGTAGCCGACGATGCGGGCGATCTCCTCGACGAGCGAGGGCGCGTCGATCAGATCGGGGCGCCAGCTGGGCGGCTCCACGAGCCAGCCCTCGCCCTCCGGCTTGATGCGGCAGCCGACCGCGATGAGCGAGTCGGTGATCTCATCGAGGGAGTAGTCGACCCCGATGAGGCGATCGGCGAAGCCCTCGGGCAGCGCGATCGAGTCGGGGCGCTTCGCCTCGACCCAGGCCGAGCCGAGGTCGTCGACGGTGCCGCCGGCGAGCTCGACGAGCAGGTCGACGACGCGCTGCGCGGCGGGCTCGGCGACGAGCGGGTCCACCCCGCGGGCGAAGCGCTTCGAGGCCTCGCTCGGCAGCTTGTGGCGGCGCGAGCTGCGGGCGATCGACACGGGGTCGAAGTTCGCGGCCTCGATGAGCACGTCGCGCGTGGACGCATCGACCTCGGTGTGAGCCCCGCCCATGACCCCGGCGATGCCGATGGGCCCGGAGTCGTCGGTGATCAGCAGATCCTCGGCGTCGAGCGTGCGCGTCTGATCGTCGAGGGTGACGATGGTCTCGCCCGCGACGGCGCGGCGCACGACGATGCCGCCGCTGAGCTTGCCGAGGTCGTAGGCGTGCAGCGGCTGGCCGAGCTCGAGCATGACGTAGTTGGTGATGTCGACGGGCAGCGAGATCGACCGGATGCCGGCGAGCCCCAGCCGGCTCGACATCCAGGCGGGCGTCGGCCGCGTCGGGTCGATATCGCGCACGACCCGGGTGACGAAGACGTCGCAGCCGCGGCGCCCGCGCACGGGGGCGCGGTCGTCGACGACGACGGAGAAGCCTGTGCCCTCCCCGGGCTCGGAGCGCTTGGCCGGGTCGCGCAGGGCGACACCGGTCGAGTTCGCGTACTCGCGCGCGATGCCGCGCACCGAGAGCGCGTAGCCGCGGTCGGGCGTGACATTGACCTCGACGGCGATGTCGTCGAGCCCCAGCAGCGCGATCGCGTCGGTGCCCGGCTCGGCGTCCATGCCGAGGGTCTCGAGCCGCAGGATGCCGTCGTGCTCGTCGCCGAGCCCCAGCTCGCGGGCGCTCGCGATCATGCCGTCGGAGACGTGGCCGTACGTCGTGCGCGCCGAGATGGGGAACGGCCCGGGCAGCACCGCGCCGGGCAGGCTCACGACCACCTTGTCGCCGACCATGAAGTTGCGGGCGCCGCAGACGATGCCGCGCACCTCGGGCTCACCGTTCTCGTCCCGCACGCCCGTCGCCACCTGGCACCAGCGGATGGTCTTGCCATTCTTCTGCGGCTCCTCGACGAAGTCGAGCACCTCGCCGACGACGATCGGACCGGTGAGGGCGCCGCCGTGCACGGCCTCCTCCTCGAGGCCGACCTTGACGAGGGCGGCGTGCAGGTGGTCGGCGTCATCGGCCGCCGAGCCCTGGGAGGGGACGTCGACGAACTCGCGGAGCCACGACAGGGGGATGCGCATCAGACCACCATTCCAAACTGCTGGGAGAAGCGGACGTCGCCCTCGATCATGTCCCTCATGTCGGGCACGCCGTTGCGGAACATGAGCGTGCGCTCGATGCCCATGCCGAAGGCGAAGCCCTGGTAGACGTCGGGGTCGATACCCGCCGCGCGCAGCACGTTCGGGTTGACCATGCCGCAGCCGCCCCACTCGATCCAGCGCGGCCCGTCGCGGAACGTCGGGTGCCACACGTCGAGCTCGGCGCTCGGCTCGGTGAAGGGGAAGTAGTTGGGGCGCAGCCGGATGCGCGCGCCCTCGCCGATGATGGCGCGTGCGAGGTGCTCGAGCGTGCCGCGCAGGTGCGCCATCGTCAGGCCCTTGTCGATCGCGATGCCCTCCATCTGGTGGAAGACCGGCGTGTGCGTCGCGTCGAGCTCGTCCTTGCGGAACGTGCGACCCGGCGAGACGACGTAGACCGGCAGCGGGCGCTCGAGCAGCGAGCGGATCTGCACGGGGCTCGTCTGGGTGCGCAGCAGCAGGTGCTTCTCGATCGGATCGATGAAGAAGGTGTCCTGGGTGCCGCGGGCGGGGTGGTCGGCGTCCATGTTGAGGGCGTCGAAGTTGAACCACTCGTTCTCGAGCTCAGGGCCCTCCGCGACCTCCCAGCCCATGGCGACGAAGACGTCGCTCATCTGCTCCATCATCGTGGTGAGGGGATGGCGGGCGCCGGCGAGACCGAGCGGGGCGACCGCCGTCACGTCCACGGTCTCCGCGGCGAGACGCGCCTGCTCCTCGGCGACGGCGAGCTCCGCTTCGCGGGCCGCGATCGCCTGGTTCACGCGCCCGCGGGCCTGCCCCATGAGCTTGCCGGCGGCGGCCTTCTGGTCGTTCGGCAGGTCGCGCAGGCCGGCGTTGAGCCGCGCGAGCGGCGAGCTCTCTCCGGCGTGAGCCGCGCGGGCGGACTTGAGCGCGGCGGTGTCGGGGGCGGCGGCGACCGCGGCGAGGGCCGCGGCGACGACCGCCTCGACCGAGGACTCGGTGAGGTCGGGGGTGTCAGGCACGAGACGAGAGTCTAGCCAGGATGCCCGGGGCGGCCCGCGCGGCGGGAGACGGGCATCCCGTGACGGGCGCTAGTCGACCGAGGCCTCGCCGGATCGGTCGCTCTTCGTGCGGTCACGCGAGCGCTGGCCCGCGTTCTGCACCCGGAGCACCGTCGTGTCGGCGTTCTCACCGATCGCCGTGCGAGCGGCTCGACGCGTCGCGCGGCCGCCCGGCGTGCGCGACGCGAGACGTCGGGCGATGTACGACAGCGTGAGGTTGACCACGAGGAAGGCGCCGAGCGTGATGACGAAGAAGGAGAAGCCGTACTGCGAGAAGCCGTAGAACTCGCCGAGGGTGCGCTGGCGCCGCACGAGCTCCGCGAGCCCGACGATGTAGCCGAGCGAGGAGTCCTTCAGCAGCACGACGAGCTGCGCGACGATGATCGGCGTCATGGCGCGGAACGCCTGCGGGAACTCGATGAGCAGTCGCGCCTTCAGCGGCGTGAGCCCCAGGGCGAGCCCCGCCTCGCGCTGACCCCTGGGCAGGGCGACGATGCCCGAGCGCAGCGCCTCGCCGATGATCGCGCCGTTGTACAGACCGAGGCCGAGCACGACCGCCCAGTACGCGTCGACGGCGAACAGGATGAAGATGAAGAACATCATCAGCAGGACGGGCATGCCGCGGAAGAACTCGAGCACGACGGTGGTCGGGATGCGGACGATCGCGAGCTTCGAGAGCCGGAGGACCGCGAAGACGCTGCCGAGCAGGATCGCGAGCACGCTCGCGATCGCGGCCACCTGGAGAGTGACGAGGAGCGCGCCGCCGAGCGCCGTCCAGACCAGCGGGTCCTGGAAGATGTCCCAGCGGTCGTAGTCGAAGAGTCCCTCGCCGGCGAGGGTGACGAGCACCCAGGCGAGGCCGGCGGCGAGGACGAGGCCGGTGACGATCGAGGCGATGATCGAACGCCGACGGGCCTTCGGCCCGGGTACGTCGTAGAGGACGGAGGTCATCGCAGCACCGCCACCTTCTTCTCGAGCCGGTCGGCGAACCGACCGAGCGGGATGGTGATGGCCAGGTAGCAGAGCGCGATCACGATGAAGATCGCGATCGTCTCGTTCGCGTAGGCGTTGGCGAGGCGACGGCTCGAGGCGAAGAGCTCGAAGACGAGGAATCCGCCCGCCACGGAGGTGTTCTTGGTGAGGGCGATCGTGACGTTGATGATCGGCGGGATGACCGAGCGCACCGCCTGCGGGAGGATCACGTGCTGCGCCGTCTGGCTGAACGTCAGGCCGATCGAGCGCGCCG from Microcella daejeonensis includes these protein-coding regions:
- a CDS encoding DNA-3-methyladenine glycosylase — encoded protein: MTGPDARPAPDPIAAALLADDPVLVAPRLLGAVIHGRGVSVRLTEVEAYRGADDPGSHAFRGMTPRTAPMFRGPGVVYAYVSYGMHTCVNLVCGVEGAAAAILLRAGEVVAGEPLARERRAGAGGPQSLPHRDLARGPGRLARALGVLPADSGSVLGVPGRRADGEPLAARSPLVLEPAPPGRAVTLPIAEGPRVGVSGRGGGAEFPWRFWIADDPTVSPYRAAVSRAR
- the argH gene encoding argininosuccinate lyase: MSSAPRDPTTNEGSLWGARFAGGPSPELQRLSRSTHFDWQLAPYDIRGSRAHARGLAAAGYLEAGELERMLAGLDALEERWRSGEMQPRPEDEDVHGALEAALLVEIGAELGGKLRAGRSRNDQIATLVRLYLREHAARIGAELRALIGALAAQADAHPAAVMPGRTHLQHAQPILLAHHLLAHAWPLVRDLERLRDWAVRADRSPYGAGALAGSSLGLDPALVAADLGFALGPSENSIDATASRDVVAEFAYVAAQIGIDLSRLAEEIIFWNTREVGFVTLHDGYSTGSSIMPQKKNPDIAELARGKAGRLIGDLTGLLTTLKGLPLAYNRDLQEDKEPVFDAVETLEVLLPAFTGMVATLTFHVERMAELAPQGFSLATDVADWLVRQGVPFREAHEISGALVAHCERSGLELHEPSDADYAAIDPRLTGAVREVLTVEGSIASRSAAGGTAASAVAAQRAHLDERLAAL
- the argF gene encoding ornithine carbamoyltransferase; translated protein: MTALSTPVATATRHFLRDDDLSPAEQSEILDLAERLKADRWSTRPLEGPQTVAVIFDKSSTRTRVSFAVGIADLGGQPLIISTANSQLGGKETPSDTARVLERMVAAIVWRTYGQAGLEEMAAGTTVPVINALSDDFHPCQLLADLLTIREHKGRLAGLTVAFIGDGADNMVHSYLLAGATAGMHVRVGCPAEYAPKPEVIADAERIATATGGSIAVHHDVTAAVAGADVVVTDTWVSMGKEEEKASRVAVLSPYKVDAALMAHAAPDAIFLHCLPADRGYEVDAEVIDGPQSVIWDESENRLHAQKALLVWLLERSAGAR
- a CDS encoding acetylornithine transaminase, coding for MSEPRLVTGEMTEEYRARFARVAMRSAPTPMAVLEHGEGARVWDVDGAEYLDFLAGIAVNALGHAHPVVVDAIAAQAARVMHVSNYFTSPPAVAFAETLVRLTGAGEAGRVYPANSGAEAIEAAVKLARRTGRPRILAFESGFHGRTMGALALTGKAALREPFEPMLPGVEHIPTDLAALEAAMGPDVAAVILEPIKGEAGVVPLPAGFLAAARRLTREHGALLIVDEIQTGAGRTGEWFAFQHAGELEPGDLPDAIVLAKGIGGGVPVGALVTTGAASELFTLGQHGSTFGGNPLATAVAVAVLGEIERAGLVQNAARRGEQLQQGIRDLASPLVTEVRGRGLLIGVELDRPVAGHVVAAALERGLIINAASGTTVRLAPPLIIGDADIERFLTLFSASLEAAA
- the argB gene encoding acetylglutamate kinase, which translates into the protein MSTLHESSDFTLATEKARTLIESLPWLRRFRDRIVVVKFGGNAMVSPELQRAFADDMVYLQTVGLKPVVVHGGGPQISAMLDRFGIESEFKGGYRVTSTEAIDVVRMVLAGQISRELVGLINRLDPALAAAVSGEDAGLFRGRRRGVVVDGEEHDLGHVGDIIGVDPSIVLAHVQAGRIPVVSSIAPDMDAPGHSLNVNADAAAAALAVALGAEKLVVLTDVPGLYSDWPNRDSLVSSIDSDELRALLPSLESGMIPKMAACLEAVDGGVPRAAIIDGRQQHSVLLEIFTEHGIGTEVVPA
- the argJ gene encoding bifunctional glutamate N-acetyltransferase/amino-acid acetyltransferase ArgJ, whose product is MTVTAPAGFEAAGVACGLKSSGAADLALIVNRGPRRAAAAVFTSNRAKANPIIWSQQVIADGEVAAIVLNSGGANCFTGAQGFQTTHATAEAVAEALAVGAGEVLVCSTGLIGEQLDRARLLAGVAAASGSLDAESGMDAARAIMTTDSVPKTAERRRDGWAIGGIAKGAGMLAPGLATMLVVITTDADLPAPALDAALRRAARVSFDRLDSDGCMSTNDQVTLMASGASGIAPDAEAFEAELTALCLDLAAQLQSDAEGASHDIRIEVVGAAREDDAVEVGRSIARNNLFKAAVFGNDPNWGRVLAAIGTTSAEFDPYDVDVSMNGVRVCTAGGPDRPRDEVDLSGRAVHLLVDLRVGDATATILTNDLTHDYVHENSAYSS
- the argC gene encoding N-acetyl-gamma-glutamyl-phosphate reductase, with product MPYSVAVAGASGYAGGEALRMLTAHPEFEVRRATAHSNAGERVIDVHPHLRSLADLRFTETSPEQLAGHDVVVLALPHGTSGAIAAQLPDETIVLDLGADHRLTSAADWARYYGGEHHGAWAYGLPELPHADATRQRAALVGARRIAVPGCNVTAVSLGLVPGILAGVIEPRDLTAALAVGPSGAGRALKTNLLASEILGSAAPYAVGGVHRHIPEILQNVRLAGGVDPTISFTPVLVPMSRGILATVTARLVPGTDPAAVRAAWESLYADEPFVHVLPEGAFPTTAAALGANTALIGLAVDEDAGRVVIVVALDNLVKGTAGAAVQSLNIALGLPETLGLPLDGVAP